A window from Primulina huaijiensis isolate GDHJ02 chromosome 11, ASM1229523v2, whole genome shotgun sequence encodes these proteins:
- the LOC140987434 gene encoding uncharacterized protein, with product MAKKGQGDNARSSAAAEDSKEPIVDIKSILKDIEFLESSHMTWKQKKDLENKKVVSLGGKPPKRHRLPLRVSRVAMKKQKEREGKMLEENAILRRFGVYTSSSSAKKAVERRRPGDRVFRTIEGHLRNGVLDVNHLLQRSTPRVNDRDIKHAIGKGNKKKGGKKGKGKGKFGGRKRH from the exons ATGGCTAAGAAGGGGCAAGGAGACAATGCACGATCTTCGGCTGCTGCTGAGGATTCCAAGGAACCAATAGTGGATATCAAGTCTATCCTGAAAGATATTGAGTTTTTGG AATCCTCTCATATGACATGGAAACAAAAGAAGGACTTGGAGAACAAGAAAGTAGTCTCTCTAGGTGGAAAG CCCCCAAAGAGGCATCGGTTACCGCTTAGAGTTTCACGGGTTGCAATGAAGAAACAGAAGGAAAGAGAAGGAAAAATGCTTGAAGAG AATGCCATCCTAAGAAGATTTGGAGTTTATACTAGCAGTAGTTCCGCTAAAAAGGCAGTAGAGAGGCGTCGACCAGGGGACCGAGTGTTCAGGACAATTGAAGGTCACTTAAGAAATGGCGTCCTTGATGTCAACCACCTGCTACAACGTTCCACTCCTCGAGTTAATGACAGAGACATCAAGCATGCTATTGGTAAAGGGAATAAAAAGAAGGGCGGAAAAAAGGGAAAGGGTAAAGGAAAATTTGGCGGTAGAAAACGACACTAA